Part of the Thermovirga sp. genome is shown below.
GGAACCGGAGAAAACATAGATAACGACGGGTTCCCTCAACAACTGGTCATCACTCCCGATCTGACGACATGGTCCGATTATAAGGGGTAATCATCCTTTTTTGACCTTTGACCGGCTGCCCCTATTCGTACCTCAGGGCCTCGATGGGGTTCAGGAGTGAAGCCTTCCAGGCCGGGTAATAACCGAAAAAGATGCCCACGAAGGCCGAGAAGCCGAAGGCCAGGGAGATCGAAAAGAAAGAAATATCCACGGCCCAGCCGAAGCCCCTCGATATGGAGAGGGCTCCCGCCACGCCGAGGATTATACCCGTCGCCCCCCCCAGCAGAGAGAGCATCAGGGCCTCCACGAGGAACTGGAGCCTTATGTCGACGGTCTTCGCGCCGAGGGCCATCCGGATGCCTATCTCCCGGGTCCTCTCCGTGACGGAGACCAGCATGATGTTCATGATCCCTATCCCCCCCACGAGGAGGGAAACCCCCGCCACCGCCGTCAGGAGCAGCGTCATCGTCCTCGTCGCGGCCTTGGCGTTCTCTATCATCTGGGCCATGTTGCGGACGGTGAAGTCCTCCTCTCCTCCCTCGCGGATACGGTGCCTCATCGAAAGGAGCGACGTGACCTGGTCCTGGGCGGATCCCAGCAGTTCCGAACTGTGGGCCTTCACCATGATGGTGGAAACCGAACCAGACCGGGAAGAACTGAAAAGCCTTCTCTGGACCGTCGTCACCGGCACGAGGACGATGTCGTCCTGGTCCCTGCCCATGGGGTTTGTCCCGATCTCGCCCAGGACACCCACCACTACCATGGGCACGTTCCTGACCCGCAGGGTTTTTCCGATCGGGTCCTCCCCGCCGAAGAGGTTGTCCACGATGGTCTTCCCCACGACGCAGACCTTGGTGGCGCTCCTGACGTCCTGGTCGGTGAAGACCGTGCCCGATCCCACCGCCCAGTCCTGGACGAAGAGGTAATCGGGCGTCGTCCCCGTGATCGAGGTGGACCAGTTCTGGTTGCCGTAGACGACCTGGGCGCTACCTCCGTAGACGGGGGCTGCGTAGGCCACGGCCATGCACTCCTCCGCTATGGCCCTGGCGTCGTCCGCGGTGAGGGTATTGACCGAACCGCTCCGCACCCCGCCCGGCGCCTGGCCGGTCCCGGGCCTCACGGTGAGCAGGTTGCTCCCCATGCTGGAGAACCGGTCGGATATCTCCCGGTTCGCGCCGGAGCCGACGGCGAACATCATGATCACCGCCATGACGCCGATTATTATCCCGAGCATGGTCAGGGCCGAACGCATCTTGTTGACGGCCAGGGCCCTGAAGGAGATTCTCGACGTTTCCCAAAGGGAGATCATGATCGCCCGGTCCTTTCGTCTTTCAAAACCATTCCATCGCGGAAGGTGAGCACTCTTTTCCCGTAGGCGGCCATATCCGGCTCATGGGTGACCTGGATTATGGTCCTGCCGTGTTTATCGTTCAATTTCGTGAAGAGATCCATGATATCCCTGCTGGTCCTGCTGTCCAGGTTCCCCGTCGGCTCGTCGGCCAGTATAACCGAGGCGTCGTTCACCAGGGCCCGGGCGATGGCCACCCTCTGCTGCTGGCCGCCCGACAGCTGCTGGGGCTGATGCTGCGCCCTGTCGCCCAGGCCCACCATCTCCAGGGCATCCATGGCCTTTTCGTCCCTCAAGGAGGGGTGGACACCGTTGTAGAGCATGGGCAACTTGACGTTCTCCAGGGCCGTCATGCGGGGCAGCAGGTTAAAACCCTGGAAGACGAAGCCGATCTTGTGCTTGCGGATATCCGCCAGTTCATCCCTTGACAGGCTGCTGACGTCATGCCCCTCCAGGTAATAACGGCCCCTCGTCGGCGTATCCAGGCATCCCAGGATGTTCATGAGCGTCGACTTGCCGGAACCGGAAGCCCCCATGATGGAAAGGAACTCCCCCTCCTCCACGGTGAAACTGACATCCCTGAGCGCCTCCACCCGGACATCGCCGAGATCGTATATTTTTGTGATGACCTCCAGCCTGACCAGTTCGTTCATCGCCATCGGATCGTCACCTGGAGCGGCTCCCGAAACCGAAGGCGCTGGATGTCCTGCCCTCCGACGGGGCGGACATGTAAGTCACCACCTCCATGCCCTCGGTGACGCCCTCCCCCTCGACCTCGGTGAACAGGCCGTCGTAGATCCCGGTCTTCACGCGATGAGGCACCAGTTCTCCCTTTTCAAGGGTCCAGAGGACAGTTCCCTTAGGGTGAGGACCGCTCGCCTCCACCGTGGGCTTGAACCTGAGGGCGGAGCTGGCCACCTTCAGAATGTCATCTTTTTTCTCGACTATTACCGAAACGTTGGCGGTCATGCCCGGCATCAGGATCTTCCTCTCGTTATCCACGGAAATGACTACCCTGT
Proteins encoded:
- a CDS encoding FtsX-like permease family protein, whose translation is MISLWETSRISFRALAVNKMRSALTMLGIIIGVMAVIMMFAVGSGANREISDRFSSMGSNLLTVRPGTGQAPGGVRSGSVNTLTADDARAIAEECMAVAYAAPVYGGSAQVVYGNQNWSTSITGTTPDYLFVQDWAVGSGTVFTDQDVRSATKVCVVGKTIVDNLFGGEDPIGKTLRVRNVPMVVVGVLGEIGTNPMGRDQDDIVLVPVTTVQRRLFSSSRSGSVSTIMVKAHSSELLGSAQDQVTSLLSMRHRIREGGEEDFTVRNMAQMIENAKAATRTMTLLLTAVAGVSLLVGGIGIMNIMLVSVTERTREIGIRMALGAKTVDIRLQFLVEALMLSLLGGATGIILGVAGALSISRGFGWAVDISFFSISLAFGFSAFVGIFFGYYPAWKASLLNPIEALRYE
- a CDS encoding ABC transporter ATP-binding protein, with the protein product MNELVRLEVITKIYDLGDVRVEALRDVSFTVEEGEFLSIMGASGSGKSTLMNILGCLDTPTRGRYYLEGHDVSSLSRDELADIRKHKIGFVFQGFNLLPRMTALENVKLPMLYNGVHPSLRDEKAMDALEMVGLGDRAQHQPQQLSGGQQQRVAIARALVNDASVILADEPTGNLDSRTSRDIMDLFTKLNDKHGRTIIQVTHEPDMAAYGKRVLTFRDGMVLKDERTGRS